One window of Acidobacteriota bacterium genomic DNA carries:
- the rho gene encoding transcription termination factor Rho codes for MDLASLKAMNIAALTGVAKQLDLPGATGMRKQDLIFQILRARSERNGLMFSEGVLETLPDGYGFLRGPDYNYLPGPDDVYVSPSQIRRFELQTGDTVSGQIRPPREGERYFALVKVDAVNFDSPERKKEKVFFENLTPLYPEAKFNLEHNPEEMCTRVIDLMAPIGKGQRALIVAPPRTGKTMLLQALAGSIMANHPEVFLIVLLIDERPEEVTDMQRSVRGEVVSSTFDEPPQRHVQVAEMVIEKAKRLVETGRDVVILLDSITRLARAYNTVVPASGRILSGGVDSNALQKPKRFFGAARKIEGGGSLTIVATALIDTGSRMDDVIFEEFKGTGNLEILLDRQLSDRRVFPAIDIRKSGTRKEELLIEKDILSKVWVLRKVLDPLSAVDAMELLLGKMSKTRTNAEFLGAMNR; via the coding sequence ATCGACCTCGCCTCACTGAAGGCCATGAACATCGCGGCGCTGACCGGCGTCGCCAAGCAACTCGATCTGCCGGGTGCGACTGGCATGCGCAAGCAGGATCTGATCTTCCAGATCCTCAGAGCGCGGAGCGAGCGCAATGGCCTGATGTTCTCCGAAGGCGTCCTCGAGACGTTGCCTGACGGCTACGGATTCCTCCGGGGGCCTGACTACAACTACCTGCCTGGCCCTGATGATGTGTATGTGTCGCCTTCCCAGATCCGGCGATTCGAACTGCAGACCGGCGATACCGTGTCGGGCCAGATTCGGCCGCCGCGCGAAGGGGAACGCTACTTTGCCCTCGTCAAGGTGGACGCGGTCAACTTCGATTCCCCGGAGCGCAAGAAGGAGAAGGTCTTCTTCGAGAACCTGACCCCGCTCTACCCCGAAGCGAAGTTCAATCTCGAACACAATCCCGAGGAGATGTGCACGCGGGTTATCGACCTGATGGCGCCAATTGGCAAGGGCCAGCGCGCGCTGATCGTGGCCCCGCCCCGCACGGGCAAGACCATGCTGCTGCAGGCGCTGGCCGGCAGCATCATGGCCAATCATCCGGAAGTGTTCCTGATCGTGCTGCTGATCGACGAGCGGCCCGAAGAAGTCACCGACATGCAGCGCTCGGTCCGGGGCGAGGTGGTGTCGTCAACGTTCGACGAGCCGCCGCAGCGCCACGTCCAGGTGGCGGAAATGGTCATCGAGAAGGCCAAGCGCCTCGTGGAGACCGGCCGTGACGTCGTCATCCTGCTCGACTCGATCACGCGGCTCGCGCGGGCGTACAACACCGTAGTGCCGGCGTCCGGCCGAATCCTGTCTGGCGGCGTCGACAGCAACGCCCTGCAGAAGCCCAAACGGTTCTTCGGCGCGGCGCGCAAGATCGAGGGCGGCGGCTCGCTGACCATCGTTGCCACCGCACTCATCGACACGGGCTCACGAATGGACGATGTGATCTTCGAGGAATTCAAGGGCACGGGCAACCTCGAGATTCTGCTCGACCGGCAGCTGTCAGACCGCCGCGTGTTCCCGGCCATTGACATCCGCAAGAGCGGCACGCGCAAGGAAGAACTGCTGATTGAGAAGGATATCCTCAGCAAGGTCTGGGTCCTCCGCAAGGTGCTCGATCCGCTCTCGGCCGTGGACGCGATGGAGTTGCTGCTCGGGAAGATGTCCAAGACCCGCACGAATGCGGAGTTTCTGGGAGCCATGAACCGCTAG